From a single Bacteroidota bacterium genomic region:
- a CDS encoding aryl-sulfate sulfotransferase: protein MRSTFLRMFVILSLLSGFLDAAAQQTIGLFQYDAGTSDGYTLLAPTPSTNTYLLDNCGRAVHQWPSGYTPGNAVRLLENGELFRTCRIANTTFPGGGLGGRVQTMDWNGNVTWFYQYSDANHSQHHDAFVLPNGNVLMIAWELKTRAEAIAEGRDSTLLQQRLWPDHLIEIEPTTPGAGNIVWEWHVWDHLIQDHDSNKPNFGVVADHPELVDLNYVKPGTTTYRDWMHTNGIDYNPTLDQIAISIHNFDEVWVIDHSTTTQEAASHSGGNSGKGGDLLYRFGNPAVYGRGTSNEHLLFGQHNVQWVPAGDQYSGQLMVYNNGLGRPAGAYSTIEIWQPPVDVNGNYSISTGQPFGPAAMSWTWQDNPPTDFYSQLISGVQRLPGNHTLICEGNSGRIFELDDQGTQVWEYVNPVQSAGPLNQGDIANNNAVFRAYKYLPTYPGLNGQVLTPGNQIEGNPLPLPAICTGSAAADPLSSGFSVAPNPFSDGFSLQLLHEEGGVIEIHDMQGTLVLRQAVHSGGNVIAASHLAAGIYSVRLQGNASAVRVAKVW, encoded by the coding sequence ATGAGAAGCACATTCCTGCGAATGTTTGTCATCCTCTCCCTCCTTTCGGGATTCTTGGATGCCGCTGCGCAGCAGACCATCGGCCTTTTCCAATACGATGCCGGCACTTCGGATGGGTACACGCTGCTCGCACCCACGCCGAGCACCAACACCTACCTGCTGGACAATTGCGGACGCGCAGTGCACCAATGGCCGAGTGGTTACACGCCTGGAAACGCGGTGAGACTACTGGAAAACGGCGAATTGTTTCGCACATGCCGCATCGCCAACACGACCTTTCCGGGCGGCGGCCTCGGCGGACGGGTGCAAACAATGGACTGGAACGGCAATGTGACGTGGTTTTACCAATATTCCGATGCCAATCACAGTCAGCACCACGATGCATTTGTTCTTCCGAACGGAAATGTCTTGATGATCGCTTGGGAACTGAAAACCAGGGCCGAAGCCATCGCAGAGGGCCGGGATTCGACGCTCTTGCAACAGCGCCTTTGGCCTGATCATCTGATTGAAATCGAGCCCACGACGCCCGGCGCGGGCAATATTGTCTGGGAATGGCATGTTTGGGATCACCTCATTCAGGACCACGACAGCAATAAACCCAATTTCGGGGTTGTTGCCGACCATCCGGAACTCGTGGACCTGAACTATGTAAAGCCGGGAACGACCACTTACCGCGATTGGATGCACACCAATGGCATTGATTACAATCCGACGTTGGATCAAATTGCGATCAGCATCCACAACTTTGACGAGGTCTGGGTGATCGACCATAGCACCACCACACAAGAAGCTGCAAGCCATAGCGGTGGCAACAGCGGCAAGGGCGGCGACCTGCTTTACCGCTTCGGAAATCCAGCGGTATATGGACGCGGCACGAGCAACGAACATCTGCTTTTTGGGCAACACAATGTACAATGGGTGCCCGCAGGGGACCAATACTCGGGTCAACTGATGGTCTACAACAACGGCCTTGGCCGCCCCGCAGGGGCTTATTCGACCATCGAAATCTGGCAGCCGCCCGTCGATGTCAACGGCAATTACAGCATTTCCACCGGACAGCCCTTTGGCCCCGCAGCCATGTCCTGGACTTGGCAAGACAATCCGCCGACGGATTTCTACTCACAGCTGATTTCAGGCGTGCAACGCCTTCCCGGCAACCATACCCTGATCTGCGAAGGCAATTCCGGTCGCATCTTCGAACTCGACGACCAAGGCACGCAAGTCTGGGAATATGTAAATCCCGTGCAATCTGCCGGACCGCTCAATCAAGGCGATATTGCCAACAACAATGCCGTTTTCAGGGCCTACAAGTATCTCCCGACCTATCCGGGGTTGAATGGACAAGTCTTGACACCGGGCAATCAGATTGAAGGAAATCCGCTACCGCTGCCGGCGATTTGTACGGGTTCGGCGGCTGCGGATCCCCTGAGTTCTGGATTTTCAGTTGCTCCGAATCCATTTTCGGACGGTTTTTCCTTGCAACTGCTACATGAAGAAGGCGGTGTGATCGAAATCCATGACATGCAGGGAACTTTGGTCTTGCGGCAAGCTGTGCATTCCGGTGGCAACGTCATCGCGGCCTCCCATTTGGCGGCAGGAATTTATTCCGTGAGATTGCAAGGGAATGCCTCGGCGGTCAGGGTTGCAAAGGTTTGGTAG
- a CDS encoding L-histidine N(alpha)-methyltransferase has product MEQFQLDVERGLSAERKFLPSKYFYDAQGSRIFQEIMEMPEYYLTAAEFEILTQQALKIGAELKFRSRFNVVELGAGDGTKTLAFLGNLQAGGMSIRYVPIDVSAAAISDLEQRIAASGMQLEVAPLIGDYFECLEAFERTEPTLFLFLGANIGNYSLQQSLDLLAKIREQMLPEDRLMIGFDLQKNPLTIHQAYFDPHGITKRFNLNLLARINRELDGNFQLDQFDFYCHYNPDSGELRSYLVSLKQQNVTIGQLGRQFVFARNELIWTEMSKKYSLLEISQLADEAGFVLEQNFFDCQHHFVDSLWRRTEA; this is encoded by the coding sequence ATGGAGCAATTTCAGTTGGATGTGGAGCGTGGATTGTCGGCGGAAAGGAAATTTCTCCCTTCAAAATACTTTTATGACGCGCAGGGAAGCCGCATTTTCCAGGAAATCATGGAAATGCCGGAGTACTATTTGACCGCTGCTGAATTCGAGATTTTGACGCAGCAGGCCTTGAAAATCGGTGCCGAGCTCAAATTCCGTAGCCGCTTCAACGTGGTCGAATTGGGCGCTGGTGACGGAACAAAAACCTTGGCCTTTCTCGGAAATCTGCAGGCGGGCGGAATGTCGATTCGCTACGTGCCGATCGATGTGTCCGCAGCGGCCATTTCTGACTTGGAGCAGCGGATTGCGGCATCTGGAATGCAATTGGAGGTCGCGCCGTTGATTGGAGATTACTTCGAATGCCTTGAAGCATTTGAACGCACGGAACCCACGCTTTTCCTGTTCCTCGGCGCGAACATCGGCAATTATTCGCTGCAACAAAGCTTGGATTTGCTGGCCAAAATCAGGGAGCAAATGCTTCCCGAGGACCGCTTGATGATTGGTTTTGACTTGCAAAAGAATCCGCTGACCATTCATCAGGCCTATTTTGATCCGCATGGCATTACCAAGCGCTTCAACCTCAACCTATTGGCACGCATCAACCGTGAATTGGACGGCAATTTCCAACTCGATCAATTCGATTTCTACTGCCATTACAATCCCGACAGCGGTGAATTGCGGAGCTATCTCGTTTCGCTCAAGCAGCAAAATGTCACGATCGGGCAACTCGGCAGGCAGTTCGTTTTCGCACGCAATGAGTTGATTTGGACCGAAATGAGCAAGAAATACAGCCTGCTGGAGATTTCGCAGCTCGCCGATGAAGCTGGATTTGTCCTTGAACAGAATTTCTTTGACTGTCAGCACCATTTTGTGGACAGTCTGTGGCGACGAACGGAAGCTTGA
- a CDS encoding ergothioneine biosynthesis protein EgtB, producing the protein MSLRDAYLMTRARTEAICKPLAIEDYVPQPVVFASPPKWHLAHSTWFFEEMILRRHYPQYEVFDIMYGYLFNSYYNHVGERTERGNRGANTRPTVEEVYRYREYVDRHMLELLQSDSLPSELVALITLGLNHEQQHQELLVTDLKYVLGHQPTFPKYDVHSNFESGVNSEVGFVEMQEGIYEIGFAGDGFCFDNELDRHKVYLNGYSICKSLVTNGEFLGFMAAGGYKKFELWLDEGWAWVKENGIQAPLYWHRVGEEWHQYTLAGLKKVDPDAILCHVSFYEAHAFATWKKMRLPTEAEWEVASPFFKWGSRWEWNNSAYLPYPGFAIAPGAVGEYNGKFMINQMVLRGASTATPEGHSRPTYRNFFHPQHQWQFTGIRLVK; encoded by the coding sequence ATGAGTTTGCGCGATGCATACTTGATGACGCGTGCCCGCACGGAAGCGATTTGCAAGCCACTCGCGATCGAGGACTATGTGCCTCAGCCTGTGGTGTTTGCGAGTCCGCCGAAATGGCATTTGGCGCATTCCACTTGGTTTTTTGAAGAGATGATCCTGCGGCGCCATTACCCACAGTACGAGGTGTTTGACATCATGTACGGCTACCTTTTTAACAGCTACTACAACCATGTCGGTGAACGCACCGAACGCGGAAACCGCGGGGCAAATACGCGTCCGACGGTCGAAGAGGTCTATCGTTACCGTGAATACGTCGATCGGCACATGCTCGAATTGCTGCAGAGTGATTCATTGCCGTCCGAGCTCGTGGCTTTGATCACTTTGGGCCTGAACCATGAGCAACAGCATCAGGAATTGTTGGTCACGGATCTCAAGTATGTTCTGGGTCATCAGCCGACTTTTCCCAAATACGATGTCCATTCCAACTTCGAATCGGGCGTTAATTCCGAGGTCGGATTCGTCGAAATGCAAGAAGGGATTTACGAAATCGGTTTTGCGGGAGATGGCTTTTGCTTTGACAATGAATTGGACCGCCACAAGGTCTATTTGAATGGATATTCGATTTGCAAATCCTTGGTAACCAACGGGGAATTCCTAGGATTTATGGCTGCGGGCGGCTACAAAAAGTTTGAGCTTTGGTTGGATGAAGGCTGGGCTTGGGTCAAGGAAAATGGCATTCAGGCACCGCTTTACTGGCATCGGGTAGGGGAAGAATGGCATCAATACACATTGGCGGGTCTGAAAAAGGTCGATCCGGATGCGATTTTATGCCATGTGAGCTTTTATGAAGCCCATGCCTTCGCGACATGGAAAAAGATGCGTCTCCCAACCGAGGCAGAATGGGAGGTCGCAAGTCCGTTTTTCAAATGGGGAAGTCGCTGGGAATGGAACAACAGCGCGTATTTGCCTTACCCGGGTTTTGCAATCGCGCCGGGAGCGGTCGGCGAATACAACGGCAAATTCATGATCAACCAAATGGTCTTGCGCGGGGCAAGCACCGCCACCCCCGAAGGACATAGCCGGCCGACCTACCGCAACTTTTTCCATCCGCAGCATCAATGGCAATTCACCGGGATCAGATTGGTAAAATAA
- a CDS encoding CHAP domain-containing protein, translating into MKPPSTKKKKPAAKKPSAKKPTARRATGKKSAGKKAWIKWGIIAAVVGVVAFSGFYFSKRVNWNPSHTVGEALDSLDGVAVYYNGGVSQNHGRNMVDGYNVGIKFQCVEFVKRYYLEHYNHKMPNVYGHAKDFFDPELKDGAINGARGLRQFKNGSRSHPQVGDLLVWGPTTWNTYGHVAIVSKVIDDEKADRHEIEYIQQNPGPFGKPREKLRFRDDRTTYRLADSRLLGWLRLPK; encoded by the coding sequence ATGAAACCACCAAGCACGAAGAAGAAGAAACCAGCGGCAAAAAAGCCATCCGCCAAAAAGCCAACAGCAAGACGCGCGACAGGCAAAAAATCCGCCGGCAAAAAAGCTTGGATCAAGTGGGGCATCATCGCTGCCGTGGTAGGTGTGGTGGCATTTTCCGGATTTTATTTCTCCAAGCGAGTCAATTGGAACCCTTCCCATACCGTGGGAGAGGCCTTGGATAGTTTGGACGGGGTAGCGGTCTACTACAATGGCGGCGTGAGCCAAAACCATGGCCGGAATATGGTCGATGGCTACAATGTCGGCATCAAATTTCAATGCGTGGAGTTTGTAAAGCGCTATTATCTTGAGCATTACAATCACAAAATGCCCAATGTCTATGGGCATGCCAAGGATTTTTTTGACCCCGAGTTGAAGGATGGGGCGATCAATGGGGCACGCGGACTACGGCAATTCAAGAATGGAAGCCGTTCGCATCCGCAGGTTGGTGACTTGTTGGTCTGGGGACCTACAACTTGGAACACCTACGGACACGTGGCGATCGTGAGCAAGGTGATCGATGACGAAAAGGCCGATCGCCACGAAATCGAATACATTCAACAGAATCCAGGTCCATTTGGCAAGCCACGGGAAAAGCTACGCTTCAGGGATGATCGCACCACCTACCGCCTGGCAGATAGCAGGCTTCTCGGATGGTTGCGTTTGCCCAAGTAG
- a CDS encoding PD40 domain-containing protein: MPRFIAAGLLLLGFYLVPQAQNDSLRAFLPDLFAGLPNVRDMAISPDGKEMFFTVESYKKEFSALFTCLKKGKKWSEPQVAGFSGEFRDLEPAFSPDGLRLFFVSARPLSAASKEAKDYDVWYLERKAEGEPWSAPVHAGPMVNTKEDEFYPSVAANGNLYFTRPTADATPHEDIWVCEWKENQWQAAQQLGAGVNTMGAEYNAFVAPDESYLIFGAYKRVGDQGGGDLWVSQRDSKGLWSAAKPMPLPVNSPRIDFCPFVEASTGLLYFTTERSEIPKQMPRKMSTAELLTRLKTPANGLERVFCIPFKLP, encoded by the coding sequence ATGCCACGATTCATCGCAGCAGGGCTGCTTTTGCTCGGTTTTTACCTTGTGCCGCAAGCCCAAAATGACAGCCTGCGCGCATTTCTTCCGGATTTGTTCGCCGGGCTGCCCAATGTCCGCGACATGGCCATTTCGCCAGACGGCAAGGAAATGTTCTTTACTGTCGAAAGCTACAAAAAGGAGTTTTCGGCCTTGTTTACATGCCTGAAGAAGGGCAAAAAATGGAGTGAACCGCAAGTCGCTGGCTTCAGCGGAGAATTCCGCGACTTGGAACCTGCATTTTCGCCCGATGGGCTCCGGCTGTTTTTTGTATCCGCAAGACCGCTTTCTGCCGCCTCCAAGGAGGCCAAGGACTACGATGTCTGGTACCTGGAACGCAAAGCAGAGGGCGAACCTTGGTCCGCTCCCGTGCACGCGGGCCCGATGGTCAACACCAAAGAAGACGAATTTTACCCCTCGGTCGCCGCAAACGGCAACCTCTACTTCACCCGGCCTACGGCAGATGCCACGCCGCACGAAGACATTTGGGTCTGCGAATGGAAGGAAAATCAGTGGCAGGCCGCCCAGCAATTGGGTGCCGGCGTGAACACCATGGGCGCCGAATACAATGCCTTCGTCGCGCCCGACGAATCCTATTTGATTTTTGGCGCCTACAAACGCGTCGGTGATCAGGGAGGCGGCGACCTTTGGGTGAGTCAGCGTGATTCAAAAGGGCTTTGGTCGGCCGCAAAACCGATGCCGTTGCCCGTCAATTCTCCCCGAATCGACTTCTGTCCGTTTGTGGAGGCTTCCACCGGCCTGCTCTATTTCACCACGGAGCGCTCCGAAATTCCCAAGCAAATGCCGCGCAAAATGTCCACTGCGGAATTGCTCACACGTTTGAAAACCCCTGCCAACGGCTTGGAACGCGTGTTTTGCATTCCCTTCAAATTGCCCTGA
- a CDS encoding aryl-sulfate sulfotransferase: MQKFTLRSFACLLLLFSFSQMATAQQTVGLFQNDAGTAEGYTLFAPLTSTKTYLIDNCGREVHQWPSGNTPGNTVYLREDGMLVRADRLTNPDFNIGGVGGRVEILDWNGNVTWHYTVSDSMQAHHHDALPLPNGNVMLIVWESIDSLEAIANGRDPNTLTSDLLPDKLVEIEPTVPGQGNIVWEWRAWDHLVQDFDSTKNNFGVVADHPELINLNYYDATSKRNWMHCNGIDYDPAKDQIVISSHRFDEIWIIDHSTTTQEAASHSGGLRGKGGDLLYRWGNPQTYNRGTVNDQRLFGQHNIGWVPAGDQYAGMLKVFNNGLGKPAGPFSTADIWEPPMDLLGNYTINPGQPFGPVNLAWSYADSPAYYSNILSSVQRLPGNHTLICEGTTGHFFEIDSAGNTVWSYVNPVQAAGPLNQGDSITGNTVFRAIKYPSNYAGFIGHTLTAGAPIEGNPLPPLPNCELAAIGSELDLTLAEVGPNPFADHLTIVAAPKGRHAFEILGVQGRIVYSAENLRIGQEIATGNWPSGLYFLRIQGSAKALKLVKQ; encoded by the coding sequence ATGCAAAAATTTACACTTCGCAGCTTTGCTTGCTTGCTTTTGCTTTTCTCTTTCAGCCAAATGGCGACTGCGCAGCAGACAGTCGGCCTGTTTCAAAATGATGCTGGAACGGCTGAGGGCTACACCCTTTTTGCACCGCTGACGAGCACAAAAACCTACCTGATCGACAATTGCGGACGTGAAGTGCATCAATGGCCAAGTGGCAATACGCCGGGAAATACGGTGTATTTGCGCGAAGATGGGATGCTCGTACGTGCTGATCGCCTTACTAACCCCGATTTTAACATCGGAGGCGTTGGGGGCCGCGTTGAAATTCTCGATTGGAATGGGAATGTAACTTGGCATTATACCGTTTCAGATAGTATGCAGGCCCATCACCACGATGCCCTTCCCCTGCCCAACGGCAATGTGATGCTGATCGTTTGGGAATCCATTGACAGCTTGGAAGCGATTGCGAATGGCCGCGATCCCAATACCCTGACCTCCGATCTATTGCCAGACAAATTGGTCGAAATCGAGCCGACCGTGCCCGGCCAAGGCAATATCGTCTGGGAATGGCGTGCTTGGGACCACTTGGTGCAAGACTTTGACAGTACCAAAAACAACTTTGGGGTTGTTGCCGATCATCCGGAATTGATCAATTTGAATTACTACGACGCCACCTCCAAGCGAAATTGGATGCACTGCAACGGCATCGATTATGACCCCGCCAAGGATCAAATCGTGATCAGCAGCCACCGCTTCGACGAAATCTGGATCATCGACCACAGCACGACGACACAAGAAGCGGCAAGCCACAGCGGTGGGCTTCGTGGCAAAGGCGGCGACTTGCTCTACCGCTGGGGCAATCCACAGACCTACAACCGCGGCACAGTGAATGATCAGCGCTTGTTCGGGCAACACAACATTGGTTGGGTGCCGGCTGGCGACCAATACGCTGGAATGCTCAAAGTCTTCAACAATGGCCTCGGCAAGCCCGCAGGACCATTTTCCACGGCCGATATCTGGGAGCCACCTATGGATTTGCTCGGAAATTATACCATTAACCCGGGACAGCCATTTGGCCCGGTCAATCTCGCTTGGAGCTATGCAGACAGCCCTGCCTATTATTCCAACATCCTGTCGAGCGTGCAACGTCTTCCCGGCAACCATACTTTGATCTGCGAAGGCACGACGGGTCATTTCTTCGAAATTGATTCGGCTGGAAACACTGTCTGGAGTTATGTGAATCCTGTACAGGCCGCCGGACCACTCAACCAAGGCGATTCGATCACGGGAAATACCGTTTTTCGTGCCATTAAGTACCCGTCCAATTATGCTGGATTTATTGGGCATACGCTTACGGCAGGTGCGCCGATCGAAGGAAATCCCTTGCCTCCGTTGCCCAATTGCGAGTTGGCTGCAATCGGCTCCGAATTGGATTTGACCTTGGCGGAAGTTGGTCCCAATCCCTTTGCGGATCACCTGACGATCGTTGCTGCACCAAAAGGAAGGCATGCCTTTGAAATTTTGGGCGTGCAAGGGAGAATCGTCTATTCAGCTGAAAATCTGCGCATTGGACAGGAAATCGCAACAGGAAACTGGCCTTCGGGATTGTACTTCCTACGCATCCAGGGCAGCGCAAAGGCACTCAAGTTGGTGAAACAATGA
- a CDS encoding DUF1152 domain-containing protein, protein MFQVDQIPFFQHLKSSKRILLAGAGGGFDIFTGIPIYFALTALGKEVTLANLSFTDLSRTNSELLFNACYKVHANDRLIDGGDYFPEKVLCQWFAHQGIPLSVYAFRKTGVRPLRDAYKQIARIHGIDTVVLMDGGTDSLMFGDEESLGTPHEDICSMAAAFRSGITHQFLLSIGFGIDHFHGVSHYRFLENVALLAKEGGYLGMWQLMKEMSEAKQFISAVEFANEKVASRPSIVCNSILSALLGNYGDVHFSGRTAGSHLWINPLMTAFWAFDLRKVIDRIEYYPLIKDTNSMGELSGILQEYRSNLKTKRKHKRLPI, encoded by the coding sequence ATGTTTCAAGTCGACCAAATCCCTTTTTTCCAGCATTTGAAGTCGAGCAAACGGATCCTACTCGCAGGTGCGGGCGGAGGCTTCGATATTTTTACCGGGATTCCGATTTATTTTGCCTTGACAGCACTTGGAAAGGAAGTTACATTGGCCAACCTTTCCTTCACGGATCTCTCTCGTACCAATTCTGAACTGCTATTCAACGCCTGCTACAAAGTGCATGCCAATGATCGTCTAATCGATGGCGGCGATTATTTTCCCGAAAAGGTGCTTTGCCAATGGTTTGCACATCAAGGAATTCCATTGTCCGTGTACGCTTTTCGCAAGACAGGCGTACGCCCGTTGAGAGACGCCTACAAACAAATCGCCCGAATTCACGGAATCGACACCGTGGTTTTGATGGATGGCGGCACGGATAGTTTGATGTTTGGCGATGAAGAAAGCCTCGGCACGCCGCATGAGGACATCTGCTCGATGGCAGCAGCTTTTCGCAGCGGAATCACGCATCAGTTCCTTCTCAGCATCGGATTTGGAATTGATCATTTTCACGGCGTTTCCCACTACCGTTTTCTGGAAAATGTGGCGCTGTTGGCAAAGGAAGGAGGATACTTGGGCATGTGGCAACTGATGAAGGAAATGTCCGAGGCCAAACAATTCATTTCGGCCGTTGAATTTGCCAATGAAAAGGTTGCGAGTCGCCCAAGCATCGTCTGCAACTCGATTTTGTCAGCGTTGTTGGGAAACTACGGTGACGTTCATTTCAGTGGCCGCACGGCGGGTAGTCATCTCTGGATCAATCCTTTGATGACTGCATTTTGGGCATTTGACCTGCGGAAGGTGATCGATCGCATCGAATACTATCCTTTGATCAAAGACACCAATTCGATGGGCGAATTGTCGGGCATTTTGCAGGAATACCGCAGCAATCTCAAAACAAAACGTAAGCACAAGCGACTTCCGATTTGA
- a CDS encoding DinB family protein, with amino-acid sequence MHTIAAEFEVNTQNLLDWADGLRADQFELRPSSGKWSVLEVLEHLFIVEKGAAKLSRPDAEPVERDLEKSRNRMTRGMADLNQPFAGGSAIDPKGRFADYAEWRAAYVANRAELVQLGNEKGWDGLCMAFPHPFFGNLTRAEWVIFSGIHANRHLAQMQSYVL; translated from the coding sequence ATGCATACGATTGCCGCTGAATTCGAAGTCAATACCCAAAATTTGCTCGATTGGGCCGATGGCTTGCGTGCCGATCAGTTCGAATTGCGACCATCTTCTGGAAAATGGTCGGTATTGGAAGTATTGGAGCACCTTTTCATTGTGGAAAAGGGAGCTGCAAAGCTTTCCCGTCCCGATGCCGAACCGGTGGAACGTGATCTGGAAAAAAGCCGCAATCGCATGACCCGCGGTATGGCCGACCTCAACCAACCCTTCGCAGGGGGCAGCGCGATTGATCCCAAGGGCAGGTTTGCCGACTACGCCGAGTGGCGTGCCGCCTACGTTGCCAACCGTGCCGAATTGGTACAGCTCGGGAACGAAAAGGGCTGGGACGGGCTTTGTATGGCATTCCCGCATCCGTTTTTTGGAAATCTCACCCGTGCCGAATGGGTGATTTTCAGCGGAATCCATGCCAATCGCCATTTGGCGCAGATGCAAAGCTACGTCCTTTGA
- a CDS encoding DEAD/DEAH box helicase, with amino-acid sequence MTFSELGLSPEILSAITDLGYTAPTPIQEKAIPVILSKDHDLVALAQTGTGKTAAFGLPILGQLDFQLRGIQALILAPTRELCMQITKDLEKFGAHLKGFKVTAIYGGASMEGQIKQLHRLPQVVVGTPGRTLDMIRRGALKVEVIRWLVLDEADEMLKMGFQEDMDAILAATPATRQTLLFSATMPQEIVGMTKRYMKSPEEISVGTKNTGAKNVEHWFYVTHPKDKYLALKRIADLHPDIYGIVFCKTRLETQEVASALIADNYNADALHGDLSQGQRDHVMARFRSRNLQLLIATDVAARGLDVDDLTHVINYRLPDQLDSYIHRSGRTGRAGKNGISISIISPRDKRLIKSLEYQINKPFIQKRIPSGAEIVQQQLVNYVSRIIDTQVDAERLAPLMEPVYEKLAYLTREELIQKFVGMEFSRLLGYYQRAGDINAESAFERRDERPERRERDDRYERRDDRPERRERTDRPERNERPSTRPERVERTTRPDREERTTRPEREERPAPKVRSNEHLSIVDRSEGFDRAEKSEKVERARAGAKGFTRYFINLGSKNDLTPPKLINMINNQEALSGVQIGKIEVLKKFSFFELDNSHGGDAAGLLTGKDFDGTTIHVEQAEAPKAPDAPSKEKGFGAKKEAFGGRLREARSTGFASKRPERNASGDGFWTKAPAKDAKSSAIGKTAKPKKAKKSISSLD; translated from the coding sequence ATGACCTTTTCAGAGCTCGGCTTATCGCCGGAAATTCTGTCGGCTATCACCGACTTGGGCTACACAGCGCCTACCCCCATTCAAGAAAAAGCTATTCCAGTTATCCTGAGCAAAGACCATGACTTGGTCGCTTTGGCACAAACCGGAACGGGTAAAACCGCAGCTTTTGGACTTCCGATCCTTGGACAGCTTGATTTTCAATTGCGTGGCATTCAGGCACTCATCTTGGCTCCAACCAGGGAGTTGTGCATGCAGATCACCAAAGACCTTGAGAAATTCGGTGCCCACTTGAAAGGCTTCAAAGTCACTGCCATCTATGGTGGTGCAAGCATGGAAGGCCAAATCAAGCAATTGCATCGCCTCCCACAAGTCGTCGTTGGCACGCCTGGACGTACCTTGGACATGATCCGCCGTGGTGCCCTCAAAGTAGAGGTCATCCGTTGGCTGGTTTTGGACGAAGCGGATGAAATGCTCAAAATGGGCTTTCAGGAAGACATGGACGCCATTTTGGCTGCCACGCCTGCTACCCGTCAAACCCTGCTTTTCTCGGCAACCATGCCGCAGGAAATCGTGGGCATGACCAAGCGCTACATGAAATCCCCTGAGGAGATTTCTGTAGGCACCAAAAACACAGGCGCCAAAAACGTCGAGCACTGGTTCTATGTCACGCATCCCAAGGACAAGTACCTCGCACTCAAGCGGATTGCCGACTTGCATCCCGACATCTACGGGATTGTATTCTGCAAAACCCGTCTGGAAACGCAGGAAGTGGCTTCTGCCCTGATCGCCGACAACTACAATGCAGACGCGCTCCACGGTGACTTGAGCCAAGGACAGCGTGACCATGTCATGGCCCGCTTCCGCAGCCGCAACTTGCAGTTGCTCATCGCCACCGACGTCGCCGCACGCGGCTTGGACGTGGATGACCTCACCCACGTGATCAACTACCGTTTGCCAGATCAACTCGACAGCTATATTCACCGCTCGGGCCGTACCGGTCGTGCAGGTAAAAATGGCATTTCGATCTCGATCATCAGCCCACGCGACAAGCGCCTCATCAAGTCGCTCGAATATCAAATCAACAAGCCCTTCATCCAGAAGCGCATTCCTAGCGGTGCCGAAATCGTGCAGCAGCAGCTCGTGAACTACGTGAGCCGCATCATCGATACACAAGTCGATGCCGAGCGTCTTGCCCCGTTGATGGAGCCTGTGTATGAAAAATTGGCTTACCTGACCCGCGAAGAACTGATTCAGAAGTTTGTGGGCATGGAATTCAGCCGTTTGCTGGGTTACTATCAGCGTGCCGGCGACATCAATGCCGAGTCGGCATTTGAGCGTCGTGATGAGCGTCCAGAACGCCGCGAGCGTGATGACCGCTACGAGCGCCGCGACGACCGTCCGGAACGCCGTGAGCGCACAGACCGCCCGGAGCGCAACGAGCGTCCATCCACACGTCCTGAGCGTGTCGAGCGTACCACGCGCCCTGACCGCGAAGAGCGTACAACCCGCCCAGAGCGTGAAGAGCGCCCTGCACCGAAGGTTCGTTCCAATGAGCATCTCTCGATCGTGGACCGCAGCGAAGGTTTTGACCGTGCTGAGAAAAGCGAGAAAGTAGAGCGTGCCCGTGCAGGTGCCAAGGGCTTCACCCGCTACTTCATCAACTTGGGTTCGAAAAACGACCTCACGCCGCCCAAACTCATCAACATGATCAACAATCAGGAGGCCCTGAGCGGTGTCCAGATTGGCAAGATCGAAGTGTTGAAGAAGTTCAGCTTCTTTGAATTGGACAACAGCCATGGCGGCGACGCTGCCGGATTGTTGACAGGCAAGGACTTTGACGGCACGACCATCCACGTCGAGCAGGCAGAAGCACCCAAAGCACCTGATGCGCCATCCAAGGAAAAAGGATTTGGCGCCAAAAAAGAAGCATTCGGCGGACGTTTGCGTGAAGCCCGCAGCACGGGTTTTGCTTCCAAACGCCCTGAACGCAATGCATCCGGTGACGGATTCTGGACCAAAGCCCCTGCCAAGGATGCCAAATCCAGCGCGATTGGCAAAACTGCCAAGCCCAAAAAAGCAAAGAAAAGCATCTCGTCGTTGGACTGA